One genomic window of Daphnia pulex isolate KAP4 chromosome 10, ASM2113471v1 includes the following:
- the LOC124204452 gene encoding vascular endothelial growth factor receptor 3-like translates to MYRQSDLVLLVILLGQCCQPLLVGGVEVTQLPQRVQLGIPLEIVCRAEQRAGQPVVLSWRWIANGVVVNLDHNRLPPGAEKIVNGVLNSGPSSIASVVSRIRWTTVPKEASGIYQCRNLNSANQLTSNTTLTVSTSTLNGDDNRGMREFHDRTRDVHIFTRGSTFNLTCYNGDAFGQVEWLGPYRMEEDAYYHREKETPPRFRWIKKLEFGDYSESTSILIVQNASYLDTGYYTCYNKDNLNDIYYRQFVYVEDPEHLILPPAMQPAGPNRDLRVIGHYSESNVQVGCGPTHPSVRVILKKFDDDNKIIASSEVPDDPKSDWSFNPLEGFRIKIVDSWEMKGQHQCEATWPKSLKKSISMKFKIKIQGVQVLTNVDNSTPIVEGDQITLTCRSKNKDAMNLAWRWLPAVSPPNQTINSFMEISSASLPAGGKGYSLPFEDETSPQEYPPPLGTFQVHRLNWTNIPMEAKGIYQCYDANNLNIPVSNVTVNVASSMAPFIVNADDEPKDVDLRSEFSLECRDTAAVPKPRVQWFMRIGNHSAEEILDDGRTKYHDINTTDDRRNSVLIVYYASTDITYFCKFSNFQGSKEKYFHVKVHGLGAGIISAIAIVVAFIVVGFILLALFLKSSFQQKKVYQELINNRLKLLEGNLERINPDSPLEDQLDLLPYDNKYEFPSNHLVLGRQLGAGQFGRVVQAKAVGMGPGNSKVAVKMVKSALDNTGLTSLASELKILIHLGFHLNVVSLLGACTKNLIKGELMVIVEFCAYGNLQDFLMTNRSHFMNELDEEGDPSPVCQQKAAPQLVPQLIQNIHNMNLSSTPEESAAKPTPPAQVPSGNNSSDYKPRYWSPNSSKKEESRSPIVCTHDLIEWSYQIACGMNYLTKRKVLHGDLAARNVLLADDNIVKIADFGLSRQVYKNCNYQKQGQEALPVKWMAIESLVDRVFSSKSDVWSYGVTIWELFSLSKQPYPEVNELAELIRFLQSGQRMERPELMPRVIGNVMADCWKHNQEERLTFAQLEEILGEMVTPIIRQRFAGAEEVEETNNYMQMNKETDGHSNAGAAESMPDYLRMNSTGKREDSPPSNAPTSSQPPNVPLKLYPKLSVTNYINTSTEINTPPQTPMAYANIGGHAPLSPTESLADTNYLAMLPAGQV, encoded by the exons ATGTATCGGCAATCAGACCTGGTCTTGTTGGTGATCTTGCTCGGACAATGCTGCCAACCACTCTTGG TTGGGGGAGTCGAAGTAACACAGTTACCTCAACGAGTGCAACTGGGTATTCCACTGGAGATCGTTTGCCGTGCCGAGCAGAGAGCCGGGCAACCCGTAGTTTTATCATGGCGATGGATAGCTAACGGTGTAGTCGTCAATCTCGACCATAATCGCCTACCACCAG gAGCTGAAAAGATAGTAAATGGTGTTCTGAATTCCGGCCCCAGTTCCATCGCGTCTGTCGTCAGTCGCATCCGGTGGACTACAGTCCCAAAAGAAGCTTCGGGCATCTACCAGTGTCGAAATTTGAACAGCGCCAACCAGCTGACAAGCAACACCACCTTGACTGTCTCTA CTTCGACCCTGAATGGCGATGATAATCGTGGGATGCGCGAATTCCACGATCGGACAAGAGACGTCCACATTTTCACGAGAGGATCGACTTTCAATTTGACGTGCTATAATGGTGACGCATTCGGTCAGGTGGAATGGCTCGGACCTTACAGAATGGAGGAGGATGCTTACTATCACCGCGAAAAA GAAACACCCCCAAGATTTCGGTGGATAAAAAAACTCGAATTCGGCGATTACTCCGAGTCCACCTCTATTCTGATTGTCCAGAACGCCAGTTATTTGGACACGGGCTATTACACCTGCTACAATAAAGATAACCTGAACGACATTTATTACCGTCAATTTGTTTACGTCGAAG ATCCTGAACATTTGATACTTCCACCGGCCATGCAGCCCGCGGGACCCAATCGAGACTTGCGAGTCATTGGCCATTATTCAGAATCCAATGTTCAGGTTGGCTGTGGCCCGACTCATCCATCCGTTCGGGTCATCCTCAAAAAATTCGACGACGACAATAAA ATAATCGCCTCCTCTGAAGTACCCGACGATCCCAAAAGTGACTGGAGTTTCAATCCCTTGGAAGGATTCCGGATCAAGATCGTCGATTCGTGGGAGATGAAAGGCCAACACCAATGCGAGGCGACGTGGCCTAAATCACTCAAGAAGAGCATTTctatgaaattcaaaataaaaattcagg GAGTGCAAGTATTGACCAATGTTGATAATTCCACTCCGATCGTAGAGGGAGATCAAATCACTTTGACGTGTCGCAGTAAAAACAAAGACGCGATGAACCTAGCCTGGCGATGGTTGCCCGCTGTTTCTCCGCCTAACCAGACGATCAATTCTTTCATGGAAATCAGCTCAGCTAGTCTCCCAGCCG GTGGGAAAGGTTATTCCCTGCCGTTCGAGGATGAAACCAGCCCCCAGGAATACCCACCACCTTTGGGAACGTTCCAGGTACACCGATTGAATTGGACCAACATCCCGATGGAAGCCAAAGGAATATACCAGTGCTACGACGccaataatttgaatattccCGTCAGCAACGTCACAGTGAATGTCGCTA GTTCTATGGCACCGTTTATAGTTAATGCGGATGATGAACCTAAAGACGTTGATCTGAGAAGCGAATTTTCACTTGAATGCCGGGACACTGCCGCCGTCCCAAAGCCCAGAGTCCAGTGGTTCATGAGAATT GGAAACCATTCGGCTGAAGAAATCCTGGACGACGGACGGACCAAGTACCACGACATTAACACGACGGATGACAGACGCAACAGCGTCCTCATCGTTTACTACGCCAGCACCGACATCACCTACTTTTGCAAGTTCAGCAACTTTCAAGGATCGAAGGAAAAGTATTTCCACGTCAAAGTTCACGGACTGGGAGCCGGAATCATCTCCGCCATCGCTATCGTAGTAGCCTTCATAGTCGTTGGCTTCATCCTGCTCGCCCTCTTCCTTAAAAGTTCCTTCCAACAAAAG AAAGTCTATCAAGAGTTGATTAACAACCGTTTGAAGCTCCTGGAAGGCAATTTGGAAAGAATTAATCCCGACTCGCCTTTGGAGGACCAACTGGACCTTTTGCCCTACGACAACAAATACGAATTCCCCTCCAATCATCTGGTTCTTG GGAGACAATTGGGTGCCGGGCAGTTTGGTCGTGTCGTTCAAGCTAAAGCCGTGGGTATGGGCCCTGGGAACAGCAAAGTCGCTGTGAAAATGGTCAAGTCAGCCCTGGACAACACTGGACTGACGTCGCTGGCGTCTGAGCTCAAGATCCTGATCCATCTGGGCTTCCATTTGAACGTCGTGAGTCTTCTAGGAGCCTGCACCAAAAATCTCATCAAAGGCGAGTTGATGGTCATCGTGGAATTCTGCGCCTACGGCAACTTGCAGGACTTTTTGATGACCAATCGCAGCCATTTCATGAACGAACTGGACGAAGAAGGTGATCCCTCACCCGTCTGTCAACA GAAAGCTGCGCCTCAGCTGGTGCCtcaattgattcaaaatattCATAACATGAATTTGAGCTCGACGCCGGAGGAAAGCGCTGCCAAACCGACCCCACCTGCTCAAGTTCCCAGCGGCAACAACAGTTCGGATTACAAGCCTCGCTACTGGtcgcccaacagcagcaagaagGAGGAGTCCCGCAGTCCGATCGTCTGCACTCACGACCTGATTGAATGGTCCTACCAAATCGCCTGCGGAATGAACTACTTGACTAAGCGAAAG GTGTTGCACGGAGATTTGGCGGCCCGTAATGTTCTGCTGGCCGACGACAACATTGTCAAGATCGCCGATTTCGGACTGTCGCGCCAAGTCTACAAGAATTGCAACTACCAGAAACAAGGACAAGAAGCTCTGCCTGTCAAGTGGATGGCCATTGAATCTCTGGTCGATCGAGTCTTTTCTTCCAAGTCGGATGTTTGGTCCTATGGCGTGACCATTTGGGAACTCTTTTCACTCAGCAAACAACCCTATCCAG AGGTGAATGAACTGGCGGAATTGATCCGCTTTCTGCAAAGTGGCCAGCGGATGGAGAGACCGGAATTGATGCCCAGAGTCATCGGCAACGTCATGGCGGATTGCTGGAAGCACAATCAGGAAGAGAGGTTGACATTTGCTCAATTGGAGGAGATTTTGGGCGAGATGGTGACTCCAATCATTCGCCAACGTTTCGCCGGTGCGGAGGAGGTGGAAGAAACGAATAATTACATGCAAATGAACAAAGAAACTGATGGGCACAGTAATGCTGGGGCAGCAGAGTCCATGCCCGACTATTTAAGGATGAACAGCACTGGCAAACGAGAAGATTCTCCACCATCAAATGCTCCCACTTCATCACAGCCTCCGAATGTCCCTCTCAAATTGTATCCGAAGTTGAGTGTGACGAATTACATCAACACCAGCACAGAAATCAACACACCTCCGCAAACGCCGATGGCTTACGCCAATATCGGAGGACATGCGCCCTTGTCTCCCACAGAGAGTCTTGCAGACACCAACTACTTAGCCATGTTACCTGCCGGAcaagtttga
- the LOC124204455 gene encoding mitochondrial mRNA pseudouridine synthase RPUSD3-like has protein sequence MPISLRFYSSLIKCSRQNYSSIRKTKPKIQLESEEVRESKPVHVLRNPYPWKTKEQFVDHLAANVIYNKDGLVAINKPYGVPLMKSGLTTGHNESLFSIDEVLIPLASKLNVEKLLPAKSVERFASGISLFTCQDEKVVDKIRQCYNTNKLRKIHTFKYLAVTIGEPKPSESKGTVGMGLFEHKDLTRKLPVIMKEYSKKKVAENLVQEYKINYKTLSHGDGPCSLVEINVSSVKNHFLRVYFAHLFSPILGDHIFGNRVQEIKGKRLTISPVQADYLSNFQKIPAAILARLKVVESGSVPNCLHLSQINLANFASRNSNLVLKAEPPPGFQFICETFGLNLPNSNE, from the exons ATGCCGATTTCGCTGAGATTTTACAGTAGTTTAATCAAATGCAGCCGGCAGAATTATAGTTCAATCAGAAAAACCAAACCGAAAATACAATTAGAGTCGGAAGAAGTTCGTGAGTCGAAGCCTGTTCATGTGCTGCGTAATCCTTATCCATGGAAAACCAAGGAGCAATTTGTTGACCATTTAGCCGCAAATGTAATATACAACAAAG atgGACTTGTAGCCATCAACAAACCATATGGGGTGCCACTGATGAAAAGTGGGTTAACAACCGGCCACAATGAAAGCCTCTTCTCAATAGACGAGGTGCTGATTCCATTGGCCTCTAAACTCAATGTAGAAAAACTCTTGCCAGCCAAATCGGTTGAGAGGTTTGCGAGTGGAATTTCCTTATTCACTTGCCAGGACGAGAAAGTAGTTGACAAAATTAGGCAGTGCTACAACACAAACAagttgagaaaaatccatacaTTCAAATATTTGGCGGTAACCATTGGAGAACCCAAACCCTCTGAATCCAAAGGCACTGTTGGGATGGGGCTTTTTGAGCACAAGGATTTAACACGAAAACTG CCTGTCATCATGAAAGAATACAGCAAGAAGAAAGTAGCTGAAAACCTTGTCCAGGAGTACAAAATAAACTACAAAACGTTATCCCATGGAGATGGACCTTGCAGTCTGGTGGAAATCAATGTCTCGTCCGTCAAAAATCACTTTTTGCGTGTGTACTTTGCCCACCTGTTCTCACCTATTCTTGGAGATCACATATTCGGCAATCGCGTTCAAGAAATCAAAGGCAAACGTTTAACCATCAGCCCCGTTCAAGCTGACTACTTGTCAAACTTTCAGAAAATCCCTGCAGCCATTTTAGCTCGACTTAAGGTGGTTGAAAGTGGATCAGTACCCAATTGTCTTCATCTAAGTCAAATTAATCTGGCAAATTTCGCCagtcgaaattcaaatttagttcTTAAAGCTGAACCTCCTCCTGGTTTTCAGTTCATCTGTGAGACCTTTGGTTTAAATTTGCCCAACTCTAATGAATGA
- the LOC124204454 gene encoding serine/threonine-protein kinase RIO2-like: MGKINVSLLRYLNTEDYRVLTAVEMGMKNHELVNTKLIATIAQLAGGGAHKILMRLSKERLVAYERGKHYDGYRLTNLGYDFLALKTFVKKNVLYSFGNQIGVGKEADVYVVGNEEQKQLCLKIHRLGRTSFRKIKEKRDYHQHRNNASWIYLSRLSATREFAYMKALHEREFPVPEPIDFNRHCVLMELVNGYPLCQLRELKDAGALFEELMNLLLKLANHGVIHSDFNEFNIMIDEDEKPILIDFPQMVSTSHVEAEQFFDRDVKCLRDFFKRRFNFEGEAYPAFSDVVREANIDVEVAASGYVKELEEELEEDYEEESDNEVEADHNDLPEEKISKEVPPSENKTSVTEDVKEPTTAESTPDEPLPVENKILEPINEPLDPEYVPEVSIEGLAEDAEDVEQLSEMLTDWSGIKTKRSGAGSTASMSTIHPDVIKQRVKSTITRRQNMQAVQRIRAKGEASAATRKKRENKDMIRSDGIWGWDN, from the exons atggggaaaattaacgtttctcttcttcgttaCTTGAATACAGAAGACTACCGTGTTTTGACGGCT GTTGAAATGGGCATGAAAAATCACGAGCTCGTCAACACAAAATTGATTGCGACAATTGCCCAGCTAGCAGGTGGTGGAGCCCACAAAATCCTTATGAGACTGTCTAAAGAACGATTGGTTGCTTATGAGCGTGGAAAACATT ATGACGGTTACCGATTAACCAATTTGGGTTATGACTTTTTGGCTCTTAAAACCTTTGTGAAGAAGAATGTGCTTTATTCTTTTGGTAATCAGATTGGTGTGGGTAAAGAAGCTGATGTCTATGTGGTGGGcaatgaagaacaaaaacagCTGTGCTTGAAAATCCACAG ATTGGGGCGAACGTCTTTCCGcaagattaaagaaaaacgagattACCATCAACATCGTAACAACGCCTCTTGGATTTACCTTTCCCGACTGTCTGCTACACGTGAATTTGCCTACATGAAGGCCCTTCACGAGCGTGAATTTCCCGTACCCGAACCCATTGACTTTAATCGTCATTGTGTTCTCATGGAGCTGGTGAACGGCTACCCCct ATGCCAATTGAGAGAGCTGAAGGATGCAGGTGCACTGTTTGAAGAATTgatgaatttgttgttgaaattggcCAATCACGGTGTGATTCACAGTGATTTCAACGAGTTCAACATCATGATAGATGAAGATGAGAAGCCCATTCTGATTGATTTCCCACAGATGGTGTCCACCAGTCATGTCGAGGCTGAACA GTTTTTCGACCGCGACGTGAAATGCCTCAGAGATTTCTTCAAACGACGTTTCAATTTTGAGGGGGAAGCATATCCTGCTTTTAGTGACGTGGT GCGAGAGGCCAATATCGATGTGGAGGTTGCAGCCAGCGGCTATGTCAAAGAACTCgaagaagaattggaagaagaTTATGAAGAAGAATCAGACAATGAAGTCGAAGCTGATCACAACGATTTACCGGAAGAGAAAATCTCAAAAGAAGTTCCGCCatctgaaaataaaacttcTGTTACTGAAGACGTGAAAGAACCAACCACAGCAGAGTCGACCCCAGATGAACCGTTGccagttgaaaataaaattcttgaGCCCATCAACGAACCACTTGATCCGGAATACGTTCCAGAAGTGTCTATTGAAGGGCTAGCAGAAGACGCCGAAGATGTGGAACAACTTTCAGAGATGTTGACGGACTGGTCGGGCATCAAAACCAAGAGAAGCGGAGCTGGCAGTACCGCTTCCATGTCGACCATCCATCCGGATGTCATCAAACAGAGAGTGAAGAGCACCATAACAAGGCGACAGAACATGCAAGCAGTGCAGAGAATACGCGCCAAAGGTGAAGCAAGTGCCGCCACCCGAAAGAAGCGAGAAAATAAAGATATGATTCGTTCTGATGGTATCTGGGGATGGGACAATTGA